A single window of Clostridia bacterium DNA harbors:
- a CDS encoding ATP-binding protein has product MALSAIEKAKLNAAAVPGDDQVRDRVRLLMGIAGLGYQEVAQEIGYALSSLALFMNGKYDENHPSQGNTLRIRAVLHEFCEKNWVDPLERETGTLYPVGQFQAVRRAFRNAQAQGWAYCVDAAPGIGKTFMLRRLVAESMAEEASKNGAGKRAFFVRVPASPTPWQLMITIANVVGIPTKGFTSQIVRKISFSLRKRRAVLVLDEAQRLTNACLEALRDLLDEPPYIGLVFAGSHEVQQRFNDLRLEQLRSRLQKTIVLSGITEPDARSMISGELGAIPEKAVQALIAGSYVEDYRQLGSDRRPVKYISTRILMNSIRRFQMKKLGSEEAE; this is encoded by the coding sequence ATGGCCTTATCAGCAATCGAGAAAGCGAAACTGAACGCCGCCGCAGTTCCAGGAGACGACCAGGTCCGCGACCGCGTTCGGCTCCTAATGGGGATTGCGGGACTTGGATACCAGGAGGTCGCTCAGGAGATCGGGTACGCGCTGTCATCACTGGCTCTGTTCATGAATGGCAAGTACGACGAGAACCATCCGTCGCAGGGCAATACGTTGCGGATCAGGGCCGTACTGCACGAGTTTTGCGAAAAGAATTGGGTTGATCCGCTTGAGCGCGAAACTGGAACGCTGTATCCAGTCGGGCAGTTCCAGGCCGTGCGTAGAGCCTTCCGCAACGCGCAGGCACAAGGCTGGGCGTATTGCGTCGACGCCGCTCCTGGTATCGGTAAGACCTTCATGCTGCGCCGCCTGGTGGCCGAGTCGATGGCCGAGGAAGCCAGCAAAAACGGCGCAGGCAAGCGCGCCTTCTTTGTGCGCGTGCCTGCCTCGCCGACGCCGTGGCAGCTGATGATCACGATTGCCAACGTCGTCGGCATACCCACAAAGGGATTTACTAGCCAGATCGTCCGCAAGATCTCCTTCAGCCTGCGCAAGCGTCGCGCAGTACTTGTGCTCGACGAAGCGCAACGACTGACCAACGCTTGCCTAGAAGCATTGCGCGATTTGCTCGATGAGCCGCCGTACATCGGCCTCGTCTTTGCCGGATCTCACGAGGTGCAGCAGCGCTTCAACGATCTTCGCCTGGAACAGCTGAGATCCCGCCTGCAGAAAACGATTGTGCTTAGCGGCATCACCGAACCAGACGCGCGCAGCATGATCTCCGGTGAACTAGGCGCCATCCCTGAGAAAGCAGTTCAGGCTCTCATCGCGGGCTCTTACGTCGAGGATTACCGCCAGCTCGGTAGCGATCGCCGCCCGGTGAAGTACATCTCCACCCGCATTCTGATGAACTCCATCCGTCGTTTCCAAATGAAGAAACTCGGTAGCGAGGAGGCCGAATGA
- a CDS encoding DNA adenine methylase, which translates to MSQHKIIGRVRIDGGERSRAAARMLVAFVACERVLASFFFGQQPLESESVAIEVWKIPSGAVIVPSYKREMNALFAWPGGKQQLKRQLMAVIPPHKAYVEVFCGSAKLLFAKKPSHWEIINDFNGDLINFFRVVRHRPAELAELVEQEWVAASRFREFRDLGNVPDELQRALRFLYTAWYSFSGKGEDFASPRIESMRSVRRPVRRSLEVVRDTFARCSRRLQNVLIENRDFAECIQRYDSADTFFYCDPPYTAFSRIARYKELGSQRQQELFALLARIKGRFLMSYDGSETVLRLARQHGFRVRRVNVRYSLNGAHPKSATEVIISNYKLRTDRRMAWLSTTKEVQGSHTQIKGASNEETDCS; encoded by the coding sequence GTGAGCCAGCACAAGATCATTGGTCGTGTTCGGATCGACGGAGGCGAGCGTTCACGCGCTGCTGCGCGGATGCTCGTCGCCTTCGTAGCCTGTGAGCGTGTCCTGGCAAGTTTTTTCTTCGGGCAGCAACCACTTGAATCCGAATCGGTTGCCATCGAAGTGTGGAAAATCCCATCGGGCGCGGTGATCGTTCCGAGCTACAAACGCGAAATGAATGCTCTATTCGCGTGGCCTGGTGGCAAGCAGCAACTGAAGCGGCAACTCATGGCGGTCATCCCGCCGCACAAAGCATACGTGGAAGTCTTCTGCGGATCGGCGAAGCTGCTGTTTGCGAAGAAGCCTTCGCATTGGGAGATCATCAACGACTTCAACGGCGATCTCATCAACTTCTTCCGCGTTGTCCGTCACCGACCCGCTGAACTTGCAGAGTTAGTCGAGCAAGAGTGGGTCGCAGCATCGCGATTCCGTGAGTTCCGGGACTTAGGCAATGTTCCCGACGAACTCCAGCGTGCGCTGCGGTTCCTCTACACGGCGTGGTATTCGTTCAGTGGCAAGGGTGAGGACTTCGCTTCACCCCGTATTGAGTCGATGCGCAGCGTTCGCCGGCCGGTGCGTCGCAGTCTGGAGGTCGTTCGCGACACATTCGCGCGCTGCTCACGGCGGCTGCAAAACGTGCTGATTGAGAACCGCGATTTTGCGGAGTGCATTCAACGCTATGACTCGGCCGACACGTTCTTCTATTGCGATCCGCCTTACACCGCGTTCTCGCGTATAGCGCGGTACAAGGAGCTTGGAAGCCAGCGGCAGCAGGAACTGTTTGCACTCCTCGCGCGCATCAAAGGCCGCTTTCTGATGAGCTATGACGGGTCGGAGACTGTGCTTCGCCTGGCGCGGCAACATGGATTTCGAGTGCGCCGCGTGAACGTGCGTTACTCTCTCAACGGCGCTCATCCGAAGTCGGCGACTGAAGTGATCATTTCCAATTACAAGCTGCGCACAGACAGGCGCATGGCCTGGCTGAGTACTACCAAAGAAGTCCAGGGCTCACACACACAAATTAAAGGAGCTAGTAATGAAGAGACTGATTGCAGTTAG
- a CDS encoding TlpA disulfide reductase family protein yields the protein MTRKALFVPSALICFLLSLSLSANAQIAASQPAPAVSIEKLAGTWDARIIPMTKHGVGALEVPFGLSIEVPAGGNARAGILNGPERMEFSSVAWDGTILTLRLEQYDGQITARCDATARELTGEYARQTRAGIGKYGFRAKRANSETGSTQPWAAATVSGEWAVTFPYEEGNPDRVAPATFRQETPHTSSDGKTLQAVVTGTIAPVSGDYGLMSGTVSVPLANGKPVANVAPKVVMSRFDGIHTILLTGELASDGSFKGQLAFSASSWLPFTGVRKPESAKSGAASAGNPPDAETMTKVKNRAEPFVFSGVDTRTGKSVTQDDFRGKAVIVDIFGTWCPNCHDEAPLLVELYRRYHEQGLEIVALSYEYTADASRNARVIEVYRKKFDIPFTLLLAGTTDAGQIEKTLPQLVGFGAYPTTIFIGRDGRVQRIHAGFAGPSTGQFEELERRFDRNVQELLQTGEARK from the coding sequence ATGACCCGCAAAGCTTTATTCGTTCCTTCCGCTCTGATCTGTTTCCTGCTGTCTCTGAGTTTATCGGCTAACGCGCAGATCGCGGCATCGCAGCCCGCACCCGCGGTCTCGATTGAAAAACTGGCCGGTACCTGGGATGCCCGGATCATCCCCATGACCAAGCACGGTGTGGGTGCGCTCGAAGTACCATTTGGACTGTCGATCGAAGTTCCGGCCGGCGGGAACGCACGTGCGGGTATCTTGAACGGCCCTGAGCGTATGGAGTTCAGCAGCGTCGCCTGGGACGGCACGATTCTCACTTTGCGGCTGGAACAGTACGACGGCCAGATTACCGCGAGGTGCGACGCCACAGCACGCGAACTTACGGGCGAATACGCGCGACAGACGCGTGCCGGCATCGGTAAGTACGGTTTCCGCGCTAAACGCGCCAATTCGGAGACCGGCTCGACGCAGCCGTGGGCGGCTGCCACCGTTAGCGGCGAATGGGCCGTGACCTTCCCTTACGAGGAGGGAAACCCGGACCGGGTTGCGCCTGCGACTTTCCGGCAAGAAACACCGCACACCAGTTCCGACGGCAAAACATTGCAAGCAGTGGTCACGGGCACCATCGCTCCCGTGAGTGGCGATTACGGATTGATGAGCGGAACCGTCTCGGTTCCGCTGGCGAACGGCAAGCCGGTAGCGAATGTTGCGCCAAAGGTTGTGATGAGCAGGTTTGACGGAATCCACACCATTCTGCTCACGGGCGAGCTGGCGTCCGATGGGTCATTCAAAGGCCAGCTTGCTTTCAGTGCGTCGAGCTGGTTGCCGTTCACCGGCGTAAGGAAACCAGAATCGGCGAAGTCCGGTGCTGCTTCGGCAGGCAATCCGCCGGACGCGGAAACAATGACGAAGGTGAAGAACCGCGCAGAGCCGTTTGTGTTCAGCGGAGTGGATACGAGGACGGGGAAGAGCGTCACGCAGGATGACTTCCGCGGAAAAGCCGTGATCGTCGACATCTTCGGCACCTGGTGTCCCAATTGCCACGACGAGGCTCCGCTGCTGGTGGAACTCTATCGGCGCTATCACGAGCAGGGACTCGAAATTGTTGCCTTGAGCTATGAATACACGGCGGATGCATCGCGCAACGCGCGAGTGATTGAGGTTTACCGCAAGAAGTTCGACATACCGTTCACCCTGTTGTTGGCGGGAACAACCGATGCCGGGCAGATTGAAAAGACGTTGCCGCAACTGGTGGGCTTCGGTGCCTACCCAACGACGATTTTCATCGGGCGCGACGGACGGGTGCAGCGCATTCACGCAGGCTTTGCCGGCCCCTCAACCGGGCAGTTCGAAGAACTGGAGCGGCGCTTCGATCGGAATGTCCAAGAGTTGCTGCAGACCGGAGAAGCACGGAAGTGA
- a CDS encoding J domain-containing protein — protein MIEAYPLYWPEGWKRTQGGKQNYSKFKTGFGAAREFLFGEIRRMDGNNQILSTNVPLRNDGMPRANMPEPRDRGVAVYFTYQKKSMVFACDKYVNVRDNIYAIAKTIEALRGIERWGASDMLERAFRGFTALPEHAATPWRVVMKFSSATMVTEALLHARFRELAMQLHPDNSDTGNSEQFKQLVEAREMAKKELAL, from the coding sequence ATGATCGAAGCGTATCCGCTGTACTGGCCCGAAGGCTGGAAGCGCACCCAGGGCGGAAAGCAGAACTACTCGAAGTTCAAAACAGGATTCGGCGCCGCGCGTGAGTTCCTGTTCGGCGAGATCCGGCGCATGGATGGAAACAATCAAATCCTTTCGACAAACGTGCCGCTACGCAACGATGGCATGCCCCGCGCCAACATGCCGGAACCGCGCGATCGCGGAGTCGCCGTTTACTTCACCTACCAGAAGAAGAGCATGGTCTTCGCGTGCGACAAGTACGTCAATGTTCGCGACAACATCTACGCAATCGCAAAGACGATTGAAGCCTTGCGAGGCATCGAGCGTTGGGGAGCGAGCGACATGCTGGAACGGGCATTCCGCGGCTTCACCGCTTTGCCCGAACACGCGGCGACACCGTGGCGCGTAGTGATGAAATTCTCCTCTGCAACGATGGTGACGGAAGCGCTGCTGCATGCGCGATTCCGCGAACTCGCGATGCAACTGCATCCCGACAACTCCGACACCGGCAACTCAGAACAATTCAAGCAGCTGGTGGAAGCCCGTGAAATGGCGAAGAAGGAGCTGGCGCTGTGA